In the genome of Nitrososphaerales archaeon, one region contains:
- a CDS encoding MTH938/NDUFAF3 family protein produces the protein DGKEYRSDVIIYPDRVDSKWWRKVGHELCIDDIKDIINEKPEVLVVGTGYNGYMKVLPETKKFLESRGVELIVEKTTSACEIYNQLSRSKKVVAALHLTC, from the coding sequence GATGGTAAAGAGTATAGGAGTGATGTCATTATCTATCCGGATCGTGTAGATAGTAAATGGTGGAGGAAAGTGGGGCACGAACTTTGTATCGATGATATAAAGGACATTATCAATGAAAAACCTGAAGTTTTGGTCGTAGGTACAGGTTATAATGGTTATATGAAGGTTTTGCCTGAAACGAAGAAGTTTTTGGAATCGAGGGGTGTGGAATTGATAGTAGAGAAGACCACTAGCGCATGTGAGATTTACAACCAATTATCTAGATCGAAGAAGGTAGTCGCAGCACTTCACCTAACCTGTTAA